One genomic segment of Sorex araneus isolate mSorAra2 chromosome X, mSorAra2.pri, whole genome shotgun sequence includes these proteins:
- the MPP1 gene encoding 55 kDa erythrocyte membrane protein: MTLKASEGEGGGSMRTALSDLYLEHLLQKRSRPEAVSHQLNAATEDMYTNGSAAPGSPSQTKDMRKVRLIQFEKVTEEPMGITLKLNDKQSCTVARILHGGMIHRQGSLHVGDEILEINGTNVTNHSVDQLQKAMKETKGIISLKVIPSQHNRLPALQMFMRAQFDYDPKKDNLIPCKEAGLKFVTGDIIQIINKDDSNWWQGLVEGSSAESAGLIPSPELQEWRVASMAQSAPSEAPSCSPFGKKKKYKDKYLAKHSSIFDQLDVVSYEEVVRLPAFKRKTLVLIGASGVGRSHIKNALIRQNPEKFVYPAPYTTRPPKKGEEDGKDYHFISTEEMTRSISANEFLEFGSYQGNMFGTKFATVLQIHEQGQIAILDVEPQTLKIVRTAELSPFIVFIAPTDQGTQTESLQRLQKDSEAVRSQYAHYFDLSLVNNGVDETLTKVQEAFERACSSPQWVPVSWVY; the protein is encoded by the exons ATGACGCTGAAGGCCAGCGAGGGCGAGGGCGGGGGCAGCATGCGCACGGCGCTCTCCGACCTCTACCTGGAGCACTTGCTGCAGAAGCGCAGCCGGCCCGAG GCTGTGTCACACCAGTTGAATGCTGCAACTGAGGACATGTATACCAACGGATCTGCTGCCCCCGGGAGCCCAAGCCAGACCAAGGACATGCGGAAGGTGCGACTCATCCAGTTTGAGAAAGTCACCGAGGAGCCCATG GGAATCACCTTGAAACTCAATGACAAGCAGTCCTGCACTGTGGCCCGAATTCTGCACGGTGGCATGATCCACCGACAAG GTTCCCTTCATGTGGGGGATGAGATCCTTGAGATCAATGGCACGAATGTGACCAACCACTCAGTGGACCAGCTGCAGAAGGCAATG AAAGAAACTAAAGGAATCATCTCATTGAAAGTCATTCCCAGTCAGCACAATCGTCTTCCTGCGCTGCAG ATGTTCATGCGGGCGCAGTTTGACTATGATCCCAAGAAGGACAACCTGATCCCCTGTAAGGAGGCAGGGCTGAAATTTGTGACTGGAGACATCATCCAGATCATCAACAAGGACGACAGCAACTGGTGGCAGGGGCTGGTGGAGGGCTCCTCAGCCGAGTCAGCGGGCCTCATCCCCTCTCCTGAGCTGCAAGAGTG GCGAGTGGCAAGCATGGCGCAGTCTGCTCCAAGTGAAGCGCCAAGCTGCAGCCCCTtcgggaagaagaagaagtacaAGGACAAGTACCTGGCCAAGCACAGCTCAA TTTTTGACCAGTTGGATGTGGTTTCCTACGAAGAAGTTGTCCGCCTGCCTGCATTCAAGAGGAAGACTCTGGTGCTGATAG GTGCCAGTGGTGTGGGGCGTAGCCACATTAAGAACGCCCTGATCCGCCAGAACCCCGAGAAGTTTGTGTACCCTGCCCCGT ACACCACGCGACCACccaagaagggagaggaggacgGGAAGGACTACCACTTCATCTCCACAGAGGAGATgaccaggagcatttctgccaacGAGTTCTTGGAGTTTGGCAGCTACCAGGGCAACATGTTCGGCACCAAATTCGCCACAGTGCTCCAGATCCACGAACAGGGCCAGATCGCTATCCTGGACGTGGAGCCCCAG aCGCTAAAGATCGTCCGGACGGCTGAACTCTCACCTTTCATCGTGTTTATTGCCCCCACAGACCAGGGCACTCAG ACGGAAAGCCTGCAGCGGTTGCAGAAGGACTCGGAGGCCGTCCGCAGCCAGTATGCACACTACTTCGACCTGTCGCTGGTCAATAATGGCGTGGATGAAACCCTGACCAAAGTGCAGGAGGCCTTTGAGCGGGCATGCAGCTCTCCACAGTGGGTGCCTGTATCCTGGGTTTACTAG